One region of Vibrio sp. FE10 genomic DNA includes:
- the xsc gene encoding sulfoacetaldehyde acetyltransferase, protein MSEQEKRTVVSGTVTMTPSEAFVETMVANDVTDMFGIMGSAFMDAMDIFAPAGIRLVPVVHEQGAAHMADGYSRVSGRHGVVIGQNGPGISNCVTAIAAAFWAHSPVVIVTPETGTKTMGLGGFQECNQLPMFQEFTKYQGHVTHPDRMAEYTGRCFDRAMSEMGPTQLNIPRDYFYGETQTEIPKPARLDRGPGGEKSLNEAADLIAEAKFPVIISGGGVVMADAVQECAALAERLGAPVVNSYLHNDSFPASHPLWCGPLGYQGSKAAMKLMAQADVVIALGTRLGPFGTLPQHGMDYWPKNAKIIQIDADNKMLGLVKKISVGICGDAKAAAVALSERLEGRALLCDDNKGARQDTVATEKALWEKELDEWTHERDSFSLDMIEENSHETPFSGGEYLHPRQVLRELEKAMPEDVMVSTDIGNINSVANSYLRFEKPRSFFAAMSFGNCGYAFPTIIGAKAAAPHRPAISYAGDGAWGMSLMETMTCVRHNIPVTAVVFHNRQWGAEKKNQVDFYNRRFVAGELENQSFAEIARAMGAEGITVDKLEDVGPTLQKAIDMQMNEGKTTIIEIMCTQELGDPFRRDALSTPVRFLDKYKDYV, encoded by the coding sequence ATGAGCGAGCAAGAAAAACGTACGGTTGTTTCCGGCACAGTAACAATGACACCATCAGAAGCGTTCGTTGAAACTATGGTTGCTAATGATGTCACCGACATGTTCGGCATCATGGGGTCAGCATTTATGGACGCAATGGATATCTTTGCTCCTGCTGGCATTCGATTGGTCCCAGTGGTTCACGAGCAAGGTGCTGCTCACATGGCAGATGGTTACTCTCGTGTATCTGGTCGCCACGGCGTCGTTATCGGGCAAAATGGCCCAGGTATTAGTAACTGTGTAACTGCGATTGCAGCGGCATTCTGGGCACACAGCCCGGTCGTCATTGTGACGCCAGAGACAGGTACAAAAACAATGGGCTTAGGTGGTTTCCAAGAATGTAACCAGCTTCCAATGTTCCAAGAGTTTACTAAGTATCAAGGACACGTAACGCACCCAGACCGTATGGCAGAATACACAGGCCGATGTTTTGACCGCGCAATGAGCGAAATGGGTCCGACTCAACTGAATATTCCACGTGACTATTTCTACGGTGAAACTCAAACCGAGATCCCTAAACCCGCGCGTTTAGATCGTGGTCCAGGTGGTGAGAAATCTCTGAATGAAGCAGCAGACCTGATTGCTGAAGCGAAATTCCCAGTCATCATTTCTGGTGGCGGCGTGGTAATGGCAGATGCAGTTCAAGAGTGTGCAGCATTAGCAGAAAGACTAGGTGCACCCGTAGTGAACAGCTACCTGCACAATGACTCTTTCCCTGCGAGTCACCCATTATGGTGTGGTCCTTTAGGCTACCAAGGTTCGAAAGCAGCAATGAAATTGATGGCTCAAGCGGATGTGGTTATCGCTTTGGGCACACGTCTCGGTCCATTTGGTACTTTGCCTCAACATGGCATGGACTACTGGCCGAAGAACGCGAAAATCATTCAGATTGATGCAGACAACAAGATGCTAGGTTTGGTTAAGAAGATTTCTGTTGGTATCTGTGGCGATGCGAAAGCAGCTGCGGTTGCTCTATCTGAAAGATTGGAAGGCCGCGCACTGTTGTGTGATGACAACAAAGGCGCTCGTCAAGATACAGTCGCAACAGAGAAAGCACTTTGGGAAAAAGAGCTTGATGAGTGGACCCACGAGCGTGATTCTTTCAGCTTAGATATGATAGAGGAAAACTCTCACGAGACTCCGTTCTCTGGCGGTGAATACCTACACCCACGCCAAGTACTGCGTGAGTTAGAAAAAGCGATGCCTGAAGACGTAATGGTCTCGACGGATATCGGTAACATCAACTCAGTGGCAAACAGCTACTTACGCTTTGAAAAACCACGTAGCTTCTTTGCTGCAATGAGTTTCGGTAACTGTGGTTACGCGTTCCCGACCATCATTGGTGCGAAAGCGGCAGCACCTCATCGCCCAGCTATCTCTTATGCAGGTGACGGTGCGTGGGGCATGAGCTTGATGGAAACTATGACATGTGTTCGCCATAACATTCCAGTGACAGCCGTGGTATTCCACAACCGTCAATGGGGTGCTGAGAAGAAGAACCAAGTCGACTTCTACAACCGACGCTTTGTTGCCGGTGAACTTGAAAACCAAAGCTTTGCAGAGATTGCACGAGCAATGGGCGCTGAAGGTATCACAGTTGATAAGCTAGAAGATGTAGGCCCAACTCTGCAAAAAGCCATCGACATGCAAATGAACGAAGGCAAAACAACCATCATTGAAATTATGTGTACTCAGGAATTGGGCGACCCGTTCCGCCGAGATGCACTATCAACACCGGTTCGTTTCCTAGATAAATACAAAGATTACGTATAA
- a CDS encoding FRG domain-containing protein — translation MHALKNKRYISSIEELYEIIDSLIAECSGHRGLIYNVCDYENNNLMPSLGRSNRKNIRRVEQELLSTVRVYGGHSLSAHEINDWLLMCLAKKQGFPTRLLEWTDNLINALWSVCHSQSKDCINIIKAIDYHKVSVFNSPCDLNRTQIFNVVDCDQQELRKDKWYSIHPFKEGGNDAIQPLYDEKEYSNGLVSVHILPSAKVNLIKELISMNVLNEPTEYIEEKLADLKNEAHVDSNQAINKGEGNIELQVNTHDRQLEQYGRKYHQDFDFD, via the coding sequence ATGCATGCTTTGAAAAATAAACGTTATATAAGTTCAATAGAAGAACTGTATGAAATAATCGATTCGCTCATTGCTGAGTGTAGTGGGCATCGTGGTTTAATTTATAACGTGTGTGATTATGAAAATAATAATCTGATGCCAAGCTTAGGTCGATCAAATCGAAAGAACATTCGCCGTGTCGAACAAGAGCTTCTATCGACCGTGAGAGTTTATGGCGGGCATTCGTTGAGTGCACACGAGATAAACGATTGGTTACTGATGTGTTTAGCCAAGAAGCAGGGGTTTCCAACCCGTTTACTTGAATGGACAGATAACCTGATTAATGCGCTGTGGTCCGTATGTCATAGCCAAAGTAAAGACTGTATCAATATTATCAAAGCTATTGATTATCATAAGGTTAGTGTTTTTAACTCACCATGTGATCTCAATAGAACTCAGATATTCAATGTGGTTGATTGTGATCAGCAAGAGCTACGAAAAGACAAGTGGTATTCCATTCACCCATTTAAGGAAGGTGGCAATGATGCCATTCAACCTTTGTACGATGAGAAAGAATATTCAAACGGTCTAGTCTCCGTTCATATTCTTCCATCAGCGAAAGTAAACCTGATAAAGGAATTAATCTCCATGAATGTTTTAAATGAACCGACAGAATATATTGAAGAGAAACTGGCTGATTTGAAAAATGAAGCCCATGTAGATAGTAATCAAGCAATTAATAAAGGTGAGGGTAATATCGAATTACAAGTTAATACTCATGATCGCCAACTTGAGCAGTATGGCCGAAAGTATCATCAAGATTTTGATTTCGACTAA
- a CDS encoding nuclear transport factor 2 family protein, with translation MNMQTNAATFVLENQVDTAFLQSFSDAWNNHDIEALMSFMTEDCVFHTVAGEGELGNTIEGYEAVRNSFELVWQNFPDAAWSDPVHFVCGDRAVSESTFSATNPDGTVIEARMVDVFTLKDGKISVKNAFRKTRPLLTPSNTPKS, from the coding sequence ATGAATATGCAAACCAATGCAGCGACATTCGTGCTGGAAAACCAAGTCGACACCGCCTTTTTACAGTCTTTTAGTGATGCATGGAATAACCATGATATTGAAGCGCTAATGTCGTTTATGACCGAAGACTGTGTCTTCCACACCGTGGCAGGAGAAGGCGAACTTGGAAACACTATCGAAGGGTACGAAGCCGTTCGCAATAGCTTTGAATTGGTTTGGCAGAACTTTCCAGATGCAGCCTGGAGCGACCCTGTCCACTTTGTGTGTGGTGACCGCGCGGTAAGCGAATCAACGTTCTCTGCGACTAACCCTGATGGCACTGTCATCGAAGCTCGTATGGTTGATGTGTTTACCCTGAAAGATGGAAAAATCAGCGTAAAAAATGCCTTCCGTAAAACACGACCTCTTTTGACTCCCAGCAATACTCCCAAGAGCTAG
- a CDS encoding NAD(P)/FAD-dependent oxidoreductase, producing MSLVMEQPAADVPPKVKSTQAKESTQAQDKYDPKYDPLKDKSPGYGKEYAPTYWVDTAGAPPEDDGPITSDMDVDVAIIGSGYTGLSTAIHLAEMYGIKATVIEANRMSWGCSTRNGGQAQCASGRLKRSQWIERWGLETALKMHRECVDGMNTFKSLIKDIDCDPQPGGHLYVAHRPKVMATLEKEAKLLRDTFDYDAQILDAETVKRDYVGDQEAAGAMHEPEGIGIHAGKLAFGYLRKARALGVKVHPASPVMGWETRNGVHYLKTPGGVVKARSVGVCTGGYTSQGLHSELKNRLLPVLSNSMVTRPLTQDEIAACNFKTNQVITDTRILRHYYRLLPDNRVQIGTRSAISGKNAPEKKYEDMLRADLTRKFPSLDQIKIDYSWWGWVDVSHDMMPRIYQPNPKQSIFYALGYGGNGVMYSAQAGKRLAQWIAGEGHKLDLPIFESKLPFPNVREVVESEMFAPFRRVGQQFLYQWYSLKDEVL from the coding sequence ATGAGTTTAGTAATGGAACAACCGGCAGCCGATGTGCCGCCAAAGGTGAAAAGCACCCAAGCAAAAGAAAGCACCCAAGCACAAGATAAATACGATCCAAAATACGATCCACTTAAAGACAAGAGCCCAGGTTACGGTAAGGAATACGCCCCGACTTATTGGGTAGATACCGCAGGCGCACCACCTGAAGATGATGGTCCAATTACATCGGATATGGATGTTGATGTGGCGATAATCGGTTCAGGCTACACAGGCCTAAGTACCGCGATACACCTTGCTGAAATGTACGGCATTAAAGCGACTGTGATTGAAGCTAACCGTATGAGTTGGGGCTGCAGTACCCGAAATGGTGGTCAGGCTCAGTGTGCGTCAGGACGTTTGAAGCGTTCTCAGTGGATTGAACGCTGGGGACTCGAAACCGCGCTAAAAATGCACCGCGAATGCGTCGATGGCATGAACACCTTTAAGTCTCTAATCAAAGACATTGATTGTGACCCGCAGCCGGGTGGCCACTTATACGTTGCTCACCGTCCAAAAGTGATGGCAACACTCGAGAAAGAAGCCAAGTTGCTGCGTGACACGTTCGATTACGATGCGCAGATCTTAGATGCGGAAACCGTAAAGCGTGATTACGTTGGTGACCAAGAAGCGGCAGGCGCAATGCATGAGCCTGAAGGTATTGGTATTCATGCAGGGAAACTGGCGTTTGGTTATTTAAGAAAGGCGCGAGCACTCGGCGTAAAAGTTCACCCAGCAAGCCCTGTGATGGGTTGGGAAACACGCAACGGTGTGCATTACCTGAAAACGCCAGGTGGTGTGGTTAAGGCTCGTTCTGTCGGTGTTTGTACTGGTGGATACACCAGCCAAGGTTTGCATTCAGAGCTTAAGAATCGCCTATTACCCGTACTTTCTAATTCGATGGTGACACGTCCGTTAACTCAAGACGAAATCGCTGCATGTAACTTCAAAACCAATCAGGTGATTACTGATACCAGAATCCTGCGTCATTATTACCGTTTGTTGCCGGATAACCGAGTGCAGATTGGTACACGCAGTGCCATCAGTGGCAAGAATGCACCTGAAAAGAAATACGAAGATATGTTGAGAGCGGATCTAACCCGAAAATTCCCTTCTCTCGATCAGATCAAAATCGATTATTCATGGTGGGGTTGGGTGGATGTTAGCCACGACATGATGCCAAGAATCTATCAGCCGAATCCAAAGCAATCCATATTCTACGCACTAGGGTATGGCGGCAATGGTGTGATGTACTCGGCTCAAGCAGGCAAGCGCCTTGCCCAGTGGATCGCAGGTGAAGGTCATAAGCTTGACTTGCCAATATTTGAATCAAAACTTCCGTTCCCCAACGTGAGGGAAGTGGTGGAATCTGAGATGTTTGCACCATTTCGAAGAGTAGGGCAACAGTTCCTTTATCAGTGGTATTCGTTAAAGGATGAAGTGCTTTAA
- a CDS encoding TRAP transporter substrate-binding protein — protein MKFIKNKIIAGVTIVATAMLSHAAAAANFKMAIGDAAGGTQWELATSFSELMEQKTDGKVKIDLFPNGQLGNEQDTVNDAAIGLLDFSVLAINNVTPFSPTVGLLTMPYVIQSAEEAVLLTQGQVGQDLVDNTIRDAGVRIVGWAYSGFRVLTNSKKSVASPADLKGLVIRVPRNEIMIASYQAWGVNPTPMAWSETFTGLQQGVVDGQDNPYITVHAMKFNEVQKYVTNLRYIFSLEPLIVSETVFQQQTPEMQKIILEAGQEATEHSFTYLENTENKIREELQAKGMVFTDPADNEQEWISKVTKSVWPKFYSSIGGKDKLDDVLELLGRK, from the coding sequence ATGAAATTTATTAAAAATAAAATTATTGCTGGCGTCACAATTGTAGCAACAGCGATGCTATCTCATGCCGCGGCAGCAGCAAATTTTAAAATGGCTATCGGCGATGCTGCTGGTGGTACTCAATGGGAACTAGCGACATCATTTTCTGAATTGATGGAGCAAAAAACAGATGGCAAAGTCAAAATCGACCTGTTCCCGAATGGTCAATTGGGCAATGAGCAAGATACCGTCAACGACGCGGCAATCGGCTTACTCGACTTCTCTGTATTGGCGATCAATAACGTAACACCTTTTTCTCCAACTGTTGGTCTATTGACCATGCCTTACGTCATTCAAAGTGCAGAAGAAGCGGTGCTATTAACTCAAGGCCAAGTGGGCCAAGATCTTGTCGATAACACCATTCGTGATGCAGGCGTTCGTATCGTAGGTTGGGCTTATTCTGGCTTTAGGGTTCTGACTAACTCTAAAAAATCAGTGGCTTCACCAGCGGATTTAAAAGGACTAGTGATTCGTGTTCCTCGTAACGAAATCATGATTGCTTCGTACCAAGCATGGGGTGTAAACCCAACACCAATGGCATGGTCTGAGACCTTTACTGGTCTACAACAAGGCGTGGTTGATGGTCAAGACAACCCATACATCACTGTTCATGCGATGAAGTTCAATGAAGTACAAAAGTACGTAACAAATCTGCGTTACATCTTCTCACTTGAGCCACTAATCGTCAGTGAGACTGTCTTCCAACAACAGACGCCTGAAATGCAAAAGATCATTCTTGAAGCAGGTCAGGAAGCGACAGAGCACAGCTTCACTTACTTAGAAAATACTGAAAACAAGATCCGTGAAGAACTGCAAGCAAAAGGCATGGTATTCACAGATCCAGCAGACAATGAGCAAGAGTGGATCAGCAAGGTTACTAAGTCAGTTTGGCCTAAGTTCTATTCAAGCATTGGTGGTAAAGACAAGCTAGACGACGTTCTTGAGTTACTAGGTAGAAAGTAA
- a CDS encoding TRAP transporter small permease, whose protein sequence is MSVAKTIKKHLNNIEEYTCCLLLASFVLLLFTQILTRQLFDYSIPWGDEVATYMFVWFAYLGAVVAAKMSAHNRVSFHFKFFPPIVQTVSETIADFLWLCFNGYFVYLSYDFVFNKMNLFWKSQTTGIPMKYFYMILPIAFSLMMIRIIWNNYERLFKGATNEDPEVKELRKMTAQKSTQ, encoded by the coding sequence ATGTCAGTCGCTAAAACTATAAAAAAGCATCTTAACAACATTGAGGAATATACCTGTTGTCTGCTGCTCGCAAGCTTTGTCCTATTACTGTTCACACAAATCCTTACTCGTCAGCTCTTTGATTACTCCATCCCTTGGGGTGATGAAGTGGCGACTTACATGTTCGTTTGGTTTGCCTATCTAGGCGCTGTTGTGGCGGCCAAAATGTCGGCCCACAACCGAGTGAGCTTCCATTTCAAATTCTTCCCACCCATCGTGCAAACCGTGAGTGAAACCATCGCCGACTTCTTATGGTTATGTTTCAACGGTTACTTTGTTTACCTCAGCTACGATTTCGTGTTCAACAAAATGAACCTGTTTTGGAAGTCTCAGACGACAGGCATCCCAATGAAGTACTTCTACATGATTTTGCCTATCGCGTTTTCCTTGATGATGATTCGAATTATCTGGAACAACTACGAGCGTTTATTCAAGGGCGCGACAAACGAAGATCCGGAAGTGAAAGAACTGCGCAAAATGACGGCACAAAAATCGACGCAGTAG
- a CDS encoding TRAP transporter large permease: protein MESYLTLILFGGFLTLLILGAPITVSLAGASMAAYMLLDKNPIALVQIAFTSVGNFPLMALPAFVLAGALMEAAGISKRLVDIAESLAGPVTGGLGAATVMACLFFGAISGSGPATTAAVGMLMVPAMVKREYDKSYASAVTAASGGLGIIIPPSIPLVIFGISAMGLMAPPEAIAQHGEFASLSIPKLFVAGVVPGFIMASTLVITNYVIAKREGYKGLTETWSFGEVRHSLRRGLWSILAPFLILGGIYSGMFTPTESAVVAIFYSLFVGVFIHRELSFKSTLKSLSTTTWITGRVLLILFAATVFGRLLIEQKIPVVVAESLLGFTDNMYMVWALTITLLLFIGMFMETLAAIMIIVPVLLPIMYMLGADPTHVGIVVVCTLSIGFATPPLGENIFVASGIGGATVEQITAKIHPFVLASVVGVFVIAFFPQITLWLPSLVGY from the coding sequence ATGGAATCCTATTTAACTCTAATTTTATTTGGTGGCTTTTTAACCCTGTTAATCCTAGGTGCACCAATCACAGTTTCACTGGCCGGCGCTTCGATGGCGGCCTATATGTTGCTCGACAAAAATCCCATCGCTTTAGTACAAATTGCGTTTACCTCGGTGGGTAACTTCCCGTTAATGGCACTGCCAGCCTTTGTTCTTGCTGGTGCATTAATGGAGGCGGCGGGTATCTCCAAACGTCTGGTGGATATCGCAGAGAGTTTAGCCGGACCCGTGACGGGTGGCCTTGGCGCTGCAACCGTTATGGCGTGTTTATTCTTTGGTGCCATCTCAGGTTCAGGCCCTGCAACCACAGCCGCGGTAGGCATGTTAATGGTGCCTGCGATGGTTAAACGTGAATACGACAAGAGTTACGCATCGGCAGTAACGGCTGCATCGGGTGGCTTGGGTATTATCATCCCGCCTTCCATCCCCTTAGTTATTTTTGGCATTTCCGCCATGGGCTTGATGGCACCACCTGAAGCCATTGCTCAACACGGAGAATTCGCCTCTTTATCTATTCCAAAACTGTTTGTCGCAGGGGTTGTTCCAGGATTTATCATGGCGTCGACGCTAGTGATCACCAATTACGTGATTGCCAAGCGAGAGGGTTATAAAGGGCTGACTGAAACATGGTCATTTGGCGAAGTTAGGCACTCTTTACGCCGTGGTTTATGGTCGATATTGGCTCCGTTTCTGATTCTTGGTGGTATCTACAGCGGTATGTTTACACCGACAGAATCTGCGGTCGTTGCTATCTTCTATTCGTTGTTCGTTGGTGTGTTTATTCACCGAGAGCTATCGTTCAAAAGCACGCTCAAGTCTCTGTCGACAACAACCTGGATCACGGGTCGAGTGTTGTTGATTCTATTCGCCGCAACGGTTTTTGGACGCTTGTTAATAGAACAAAAAATCCCGGTTGTAGTGGCTGAGTCACTGCTCGGTTTTACCGACAATATGTACATGGTGTGGGCGTTGACGATCACCTTACTGCTGTTCATTGGCATGTTCATGGAAACCTTGGCTGCGATCATGATCATCGTGCCAGTGTTACTACCAATTATGTACATGCTTGGCGCCGATCCAACACACGTTGGGATCGTGGTGGTGTGTACGTTATCGATAGGTTTTGCTACACCTCCGCTCGGTGAAAATATCTTTGTCGCCTCGGGGATAGGCGGGGCCACGGTCGAACAGATCACCGCGAAGATCCATCCCTTTGTTCTTGCATCCGTAGTGGGCGTGTTCGTTATCGCTTTCTTCCCACAAATTACGCTTTGGCTACCGTCCTTAGTGGGCTATTAG
- a CDS encoding cache domain-containing protein yields the protein MNISRIILIGCAVFAVISGIGLRAEHSETAKENEPVNVLEISEPHVVSDAERRAKTLLAKAVIHVQKDGDESVSDFMSDPEYIDGELYVFALGIDGQFLSSGGSSMVLVGDSVLDTQDVYGNPFFREMITKAVHNGFGEVQYHWTNPTDRMGEPKTTFFERVGDVIVAVGYYPERSSAAEAKLLLARAMTAIVESEQDSITEFNNSEGSFVEGDLYVFVMDMSSGKLLAHGVSPELVGRSHREILSPDDKPILTEMLNLAKENGRGVYTYRWLNPLSSKVETKHTYYRVIDNKLVGVGYYTKSNNT from the coding sequence ATGAATATATCAAGAATTATCCTTATTGGTTGTGCCGTATTTGCAGTGATCAGTGGCATTGGATTACGTGCCGAGCATTCAGAAACAGCGAAAGAAAATGAGCCAGTCAATGTGCTCGAAATTTCAGAGCCACATGTGGTCAGCGACGCTGAAAGAAGAGCTAAAACCCTACTTGCGAAAGCGGTTATACATGTGCAAAAGGATGGCGATGAGAGCGTGAGTGACTTCATGAGCGACCCTGAATATATAGACGGTGAGCTTTATGTGTTTGCTTTAGGCATTGATGGCCAATTTCTCTCCAGTGGCGGCTCTTCAATGGTGCTGGTGGGTGACAGTGTGTTGGACACTCAAGATGTTTACGGCAATCCTTTTTTCAGAGAAATGATCACTAAAGCGGTACACAACGGTTTTGGTGAAGTTCAGTACCATTGGACTAACCCTACAGACCGCATGGGCGAGCCTAAAACGACCTTCTTTGAACGTGTGGGCGATGTGATTGTGGCAGTGGGTTACTACCCTGAACGCTCAAGTGCCGCAGAGGCTAAGCTATTATTGGCAAGAGCCATGACGGCGATAGTCGAATCAGAACAAGACAGTATTACTGAGTTCAATAATAGCGAAGGCAGCTTTGTTGAAGGGGACTTGTATGTGTTTGTGATGGACATGAGCTCTGGAAAGCTGCTCGCGCACGGTGTTTCTCCTGAACTTGTCGGGCGGTCACACCGCGAAATTCTAAGCCCAGACGATAAACCGATTCTTACTGAGATGTTGAATCTCGCCAAAGAAAATGGGCGTGGAGTTTACACCTATCGATGGCTGAATCCGCTGTCGAGCAAAGTCGAAACCAAGCATACCTACTACCGAGTGATCGACAATAAGTTGGTTGGGGTCGGTTATTACACAAAATCAAACAACACGTAA
- a CDS encoding BCCT family transporter, with protein sequence MSFKSKKYSIDSTDYQVGQDNVSKWGMDVHNTVFVASVGLSLLFIITLLALPPADAKAAIDSIKGAVLSKFDFLFMWGANIMLAFAVVLAFSPLGKIRLGGEDATADYSMSSWIAMLFAAGMGIGLIFWGVAEPTAFFTNWFGTPLDAEPFTAAGRELALGATVFHWGFHAWAIYGMTALCLAYFVYNKGLPLSMRSVFYPILGERVWGKTGDVIDVLTVLVTLFGLATSLGLGGTQAASGISHVFGLENNIFLQQSIIVLIMGLAIISVMRGMDGGVKFLSNLNMVIAFIFLGLIAVLNFTTVLDSMATAATGYVKNIVALSQSSGREDTTWLHGWTVFYWAWWVAYAPFFGMFVARISKGRTVREFLLCVLIIPTLVTSAWMSIFGGVAIEQVINQVGQLGLDQGITDVSLSLFYMLDAYSFGSILSVLAVALIIVFFVTTLDSGSIVIDGMTAGGKLEVPVKQKVVWAVISGAIAMVMLWIGGTQSIQALQSITIIAALPFTIILLIGCVSLLKGLLTEVGKGQETVTPATK encoded by the coding sequence ATGAGTTTTAAATCAAAAAAATACAGTATCGATTCTACTGACTATCAAGTTGGTCAAGATAACGTCAGTAAATGGGGCATGGATGTCCATAACACCGTCTTCGTAGCCTCAGTAGGCTTATCTCTTCTCTTCATCATCACTCTTCTTGCTCTTCCTCCTGCAGATGCTAAAGCTGCAATTGATTCTATTAAGGGTGCTGTTTTATCTAAGTTTGACTTCCTGTTTATGTGGGGAGCTAACATCATGCTAGCGTTTGCTGTTGTTCTTGCTTTTTCACCGTTGGGTAAAATCCGTTTAGGTGGTGAAGACGCGACGGCGGACTATTCAATGTCATCTTGGATTGCGATGTTATTCGCAGCAGGTATGGGTATTGGACTTATCTTCTGGGGTGTTGCAGAGCCAACTGCGTTCTTCACGAACTGGTTCGGAACGCCATTAGACGCAGAACCTTTCACAGCCGCTGGTCGTGAACTGGCGCTAGGCGCGACCGTATTCCACTGGGGTTTTCATGCATGGGCTATCTATGGCATGACGGCGCTTTGTCTGGCGTACTTTGTTTATAACAAAGGCTTACCGCTATCAATGCGTTCTGTGTTTTACCCAATTCTGGGTGAGCGTGTGTGGGGCAAAACCGGTGATGTAATCGATGTACTAACCGTACTGGTTACTCTGTTTGGTCTTGCGACTTCATTGGGCTTAGGTGGTACACAAGCAGCAAGTGGTATCAGTCACGTGTTCGGCTTGGAAAACAACATCTTCCTTCAGCAATCTATCATCGTTCTGATCATGGGCTTGGCGATCATCTCTGTTATGCGTGGCATGGACGGTGGTGTTAAGTTCCTAAGTAACCTGAACATGGTTATTGCATTCATATTCCTTGGTCTTATCGCTGTATTGAACTTCACAACTGTGCTTGATTCAATGGCAACGGCGGCAACGGGCTATGTGAAAAACATCGTAGCTTTGAGCCAAAGTTCGGGTCGTGAAGACACAACATGGCTGCATGGTTGGACTGTGTTCTACTGGGCATGGTGGGTAGCGTATGCACCTTTCTTTGGTATGTTCGTAGCGCGTATTTCTAAAGGCCGTACGGTTCGTGAATTCCTACTTTGCGTATTGATTATCCCAACATTGGTGACTTCAGCTTGGATGTCTATCTTCGGTGGCGTAGCTATCGAGCAAGTGATTAATCAGGTGGGGCAACTTGGCCTCGACCAAGGCATTACAGACGTATCTCTAAGCCTGTTCTACATGCTAGATGCTTACTCGTTCGGTAGCATTCTGTCTGTTCTCGCAGTCGCGCTGATCATCGTGTTCTTCGTTACAACGTTGGACTCAGGTTCTATCGTTATCGATGGCATGACGGCGGGTGGTAAATTAGAAGTGCCAGTGAAACAGAAAGTCGTTTGGGCGGTTATCTCAGGTGCTATCGCAATGGTGATGCTGTGGATTGGTGGTACTCAATCAATCCAAGCTCTGCAATCTATTACGATTATTGCAGCACTGCCGTTTACGATCATTCTTCTGATTGGTTGTGTGAGCTTGTTGAAAGGCCTACTGACAGAAGTCGGTAAAGGGCAAGAAACGGTTACTCCAGCAACTAAGTAA